DNA from Tachysurus fulvidraco isolate hzauxx_2018 chromosome 16, HZAU_PFXX_2.0, whole genome shotgun sequence:
TTCCTCACTAGACAGTTATTTTGAGAATCTGGCTTTCTGTGAAGTTTGTTGTGAAGCTAAACTCGGATGAAGGAAATAAACAAGTCGGTAATACACTCTGTCCCTGCTTCCCTATAGCATAGAAGAAATACCTCTTATTATTTACACTTAAGCTTACACTGAAGTGTTGAGTGTTGAGCCTTATGAAATGATCTTATATTCCATCTCACAGAAATTAATTTCCTTGAGAATCTTACATTAAATGACAAGCAGAAGGATTCTCTCAAAACTGGTGCTCACTGTTGAAGGTACATCCTTTATTACATGTCTTTAACATAAAAACTGAGGTGCATGTAAAAGATAGGTAAGAAAACATGCATACTCTGGGAAATTGTACACAATAAGGTACAAAAGATCCAAGCTGTAATGTGGGAAAGCACAGTACAATTCGTAGTGAACCATGAGCAGGATCAAGCgcttactaaataaaaaaaaaaaaatacaattaattaaaataaataaaagataaatgaatgaaagctGGAGATTTTCATTAACATTTCTACATGTTGATAacatattcaattaaatttattccAGTGTTAAATGTAAACTTTGATCCCTCAATAATGACAGAACAAACATAACGATGACACACCCCTTTGTTCATAATGATGTTGTGACATGAAGCCTAATATCAACCCATGATCAGAATCACTATCAGGTTTATTTGAACAAGTGTGTTAACAAACACAAGGATTTTGGTGTCAGCTGTTGGTTCTAATGTAGGATACATTGGTAAAGGAGCATTACTGCTGTCAAGACTATAATAAAAGTAAtgtgtggggggcacggtggcttagtgggtagcacgttcgcctcacacctccagggtcggggttcgatttccgccttgtgtgtgcggagtttgcatgttctccccgtgcctctggggtttcctccgggtactccggtttcctcccccagtccaaagacatgcatggtaggttaattggcatctctggaaaattgtccagagtgtgtgagtgaatgagagtgtgtgtgccctgcgatgggttggcactccctccagggtgtatcctgccttgatgcccaatgacgcctgagataggcacaggctccccgtgacccgagaagttcggataaagcggtagaaaatgatgatgatgatgatgacagtaaTGTGTTatgcacacatatataaaatatttttacttcaCAATTTTAGAGAAATATCTGTTTACACTGGAGGATGATCTCGAAAGCATAAGGAAACTTTGTAGCCTGCATGTCAAGGTCAAAACTTCTAAAAATGATTAATGCTTTTCCCCAACCGATGAAGACGACATAAAAAAGTGTCAAACTAGAAAGTTCTACCACAAAACATTATCAAAACGTGTTTCCATTTTTCAGCTATCAGTTTTCCACAGATATTTTGCCAAGCCAGAGTGTTACACTATAACTTCAGAAGATGAGTTCATTGGCCCATAATATTCTGAAACATATGATAAATGCTTTTGGCAGCAAGACCTGGGTTTACAGAAAGCAACATAATGTCGTCAAAATGGACAATAAGTAggtaaaatttttaaaaatattcatataccGCCATCTTGTGGTCGGTTTATATAAACACAGGGTTACGTCAGGGAATCGCTTTGTACTGCGCTTGCGCGTTCGTTCGACGCATGCGCACTCGGATACCGGCGTTTCAACCGTTTTATTCGTGTCACAGAAACAACATGGACAACATGCTGCAGTTTATGAAACTAGTAGGACAATTAAAGGTATGAAatgatgtatttatgtgtaCAGAATCAAAATGTGTGTCTTTAAGGCAAATctgactgacttttttttacGCCTCAGTCACTGATTGACTTTTTGAAAGGGACAGAAATCTAAAACTGTCACTGATTGGCTGCATTAATCTACAGTGTGGGCTACAAAGTAGTCAGCCTCAGCCTCACTTCTTCAtaccattctgtgtgttttactcaTTTTCTTATCACAAAACTTCATCCTCTTTAAGACATGAGTCAACAGCAATACATATACTCATAttgctttctttttatctttgaaAGACACCTGAAATAAGAAGCTGTTAGAAATATTAAGCACAATTCACATGACTTCACACATTACTGCGAGCATGATCAATATTGGATCAATATTGGATCAGTATTAAGtactggatgatgatgatgcccGTAGCTTGGGATCCGTAAGTCCCTGAACGTTAattatgtactgtgtgtgtgtgtgtgtgtgtgtgtgtgtgtgtgtgtgtgtgtgtgtatgtgtgtgtgtgagatttgttTCTACCCTAACATTTCACCCTTTTCACCTTTCAGCGTGTTCCAAGGACTGGTTGGGTTTACCGGAACGTTAAGGAACCcgaaagtgtgtctgatcacaTGTACAGGATGGCAATGATGGCACTAACACTCCAAGACCCCAGTGTAAACAAAGAGAGGTGAATGAGTGCTCGCTTTCTCTGTGGTCAGTTTAGAGCATGCAGCACACATCGATAGAGGATTTGTGTCTTGAACACTGTGCTCTAGATTAAGGACACTCATTAATTTAACATCTCTTTTCCAGATGCATGAAGATGGCTTTAGTTCATGACCTAGCTGAGTGCATTGTGGGAGACATCGCTCCAGCTGACAACATCAGCAAAGCTGAGAAACACAGAAGAGAAAAGGTGCAGATcggatttttatttgtttattttttaaatagtcaGTTACTTTGCTCCACATGAGTCAATCATCAGCCATACTTTCTGGTCTTTTTACAAGTATCCTTGTTCTACTCTTTCAGGAGGCCATGGTTCGCATTACAGGCCTGCTAGCTGAAGATCTGCGCAAAGAGCTGTACCAGTTGTGGGAGGTTCATGGACATCTAATGAGACATCTCTACACCAACCACTACTAGTATACTATATTGACCATTATTTGGTGACAGCAGCCCTGTTTGTTTCCTCTTTCTACAGGAGTATGAGAATCAGTTGAGTCCTGAGGCTAAAGTGGTGAAGGAGCTGGACCAGCTGGAGATGATCCTACAGGCTCATGAGTATGAGGAGCTGGAGGGGAACCCGGGACGACTGCAGGAGTTCTTCATCTCCACTGAAGGTTTCACCACATTCCCTATTATTTATGAATTAGGCAATtggtttgattatttttgtatttcttactttttttattgtataatcaTAATCGAAACATTTGTAGTTCCATTTTATCTTTAagtagttgtttttttgttttttttttacagacggATATGTCTTATTTAAGGTCGTTTAATGTTTTCTAATTTTCTTTAACTTCATTTTTACAGTCCAAAAAGGTTCTACTAGCTTTTTACTCATAGGAagaaacaaattatatatatatatatatatatatatatatatatatatatatataaacaatataatgtcagttaatttttttatggaattaattaattaatggaaTTAAGGGTATTTTACTATCAGATATGtcaatttttaaatatttgtttgaatATGTAAACTGTAAGATAACAACTCAAGATATAAGATCAAACACTTAGATGTATATGCATATGTATTCTCCTTTAAAACTGAAAGATAGTATGAAATATTAGATTTTACAGTACACAGTTTTTTATGAAACCCTAAGCTTTAGATATTTTCCTTTGCTGTCTTGATCAATATCACCTAATTTTCAGTAGACATTAGTGACATTTCATATGTAGCAGTTATAATACATTGCTGGAACCGATGTATTGAAAGTTTCCTGTTTGCCACAGGCTGTTTCCATCACCCAGAAGTCGTAGCACTGGTGAAGAGCTTAAATGAGGAAAGAGCACGTCACATGACGGTGTCTTCATCAGAGAAAACAGAAGAACAAAAATGCCACACATCAACGACAGACTCCTCATgactgtatgatgtactgtacatttttataattgttATAGTTCAAATTCCAACATTATTACACCTGTCCGTATTTACTCAGTGCAGACTTACTGTTCTAATAACGCTGTTCTGATAATTGTTGtataaaaaaggttttacaatatttaattttactatGCTTGTgttaacaaaagaaaatgttgtaaaaatgtttagtcTTAACCtgaaagagaaaattaaaaaaaaatgttcaaaagtaaattattagttttattagtaGTGACTAAGAAACACGCATAGTGATGTTTATACACCACactgcatttacagcatttggttgACACCCTTATCTCtaatgatttacattttatacaactgagcaggttaagggccttacttaggggcccagcagtggcagcttggtggacatgggttTTGAAGTCaaaaccttccgattggtaatccaacaccttaaccactaggctaccacatcctgcCATTGGCTACATTGTCTAACAGTCATTACCTGTACATTCTGGGTGAAAAATggcaaattaaaagaaaaaaaggcttt
Protein-coding regions in this window:
- the hddc2 gene encoding HD domain-containing protein 2, which encodes MRTRIPAFQPFYSCHRNNMDNMLQFMKLVGQLKRVPRTGWVYRNVKEPESVSDHMYRMAMMALTLQDPSVNKERCMKMALVHDLAECIVGDIAPADNISKAEKHRREKEAMVRITGLLAEDLRKELYQLWEEYENQLSPEAKVVKELDQLEMILQAHEYEELEGNPGRLQEFFISTEGCFHHPEVVALVKSLNEERARHMTVSSSEKTEEQKCHTSTTDSS